Proteins co-encoded in one Paracoccus aestuarii genomic window:
- a CDS encoding methanol/ethanol family PQQ-dependent dehydrogenase, with the protein MKYLLNSAAIALLLTGGAALANESVLTETGKPEQWAIQTGDYANTRYSELDQITRENVGDLRVAWTFSTGVLRGHEGGPLVVGDMMYVHTPFPNNIFALDLSDNGKIVWRHTPQQDPEVIAVMCCDTVYRGVAYADGMIISHQADTTLVALDAMTGEEKWSVQTGDPAIGETNTATVMPVGDKVLVGVSGGEYGVRGRITAYNLSDGSEAWKAYSTGPDDEMLVNPETTMHLGQPVGADSSLNSWEGDQWKIGGGTTWGWFSYDPDLNLVYYGTGNPSTWNPSQRPGDNRWSMTIMARDADTGEAKWFYQKTPHDEWDYDGVNENILVDKEIDGEERKLLVNFDRNGFAYTLDRETGELLVAEKFDPAVNWATEVDMDPDSDTYGRPMVVAEYSTAQNGEDVNTTGVCPAALGTKDQQPAAYSPKTGLFYVPTNHVCMDYEPFRVAYTAGQPYVGATLSMYPAPDSHGGMGNFIAWDAVEGEIKWSLPEQFSVWSGALATAGDVVFYGTLEGFLKAVDAETGEELYSFKTPSGIIGNTMTYEHDGKQYIAVLSGVGGWAGIGLAAGLTNPNDGLGAVGGYAALSDYTELGGQLTVFELPG; encoded by the coding sequence ATGAAATATCTTCTGAACAGCGCGGCGATCGCGCTGCTTCTGACCGGCGGGGCGGCGCTGGCGAATGAAAGCGTCCTGACCGAAACCGGCAAGCCCGAACAATGGGCGATCCAGACCGGCGACTATGCCAATACCCGCTATTCCGAGCTGGACCAGATCACCCGCGAGAACGTGGGCGACCTGCGCGTGGCCTGGACCTTCTCGACCGGCGTCTTGCGCGGGCACGAGGGCGGCCCGCTGGTGGTGGGCGACATGATGTATGTCCACACGCCCTTCCCCAACAACATCTTCGCGCTGGATCTGTCGGATAACGGCAAGATCGTCTGGCGCCACACCCCCCAGCAGGACCCCGAGGTGATCGCGGTCATGTGCTGCGACACCGTCTATCGCGGCGTGGCCTATGCCGACGGCATGATCATCAGCCACCAGGCCGACACGACCCTGGTCGCCCTGGACGCCATGACCGGCGAGGAGAAATGGTCCGTCCAGACCGGCGATCCCGCCATCGGCGAGACGAACACCGCGACCGTGATGCCCGTGGGCGACAAGGTCCTGGTCGGCGTGTCGGGCGGCGAATACGGCGTGCGCGGCCGCATCACCGCCTATAACCTGTCTGACGGATCCGAGGCCTGGAAGGCCTATTCCACCGGCCCCGACGACGAGATGCTGGTGAACCCCGAAACCACCATGCATCTGGGCCAGCCGGTGGGCGCGGACAGCTCGCTCAACAGCTGGGAAGGCGATCAGTGGAAGATCGGCGGCGGCACGACCTGGGGCTGGTTCAGCTATGACCCGGACCTGAACCTGGTCTATTACGGCACCGGCAACCCCTCGACCTGGAACCCCAGCCAGCGTCCGGGCGACAACCGCTGGTCGATGACCATCATGGCCCGCGACGCCGACACCGGCGAGGCGAAATGGTTCTATCAGAAGACGCCCCATGACGAATGGGACTATGACGGCGTCAACGAGAACATTCTGGTCGACAAGGAGATCGACGGCGAGGAACGCAAGCTGCTGGTCAACTTCGACCGCAACGGCTTTGCCTACACGCTGGATCGCGAAACGGGCGAGCTGCTGGTCGCCGAAAAGTTCGACCCGGCGGTGAACTGGGCGACCGAGGTCGACATGGACCCCGATTCCGACACCTATGGCCGCCCGATGGTCGTGGCGGAATACTCGACCGCCCAGAACGGCGAGGACGTGAACACCACCGGCGTCTGCCCGGCGGCGCTGGGCACCAAGGACCAGCAGCCGGCGGCCTATTCGCCCAAGACCGGCCTGTTCTATGTGCCGACCAACCATGTCTGCATGGATTACGAACCCTTCCGCGTCGCCTATACCGCGGGCCAGCCCTATGTCGGCGCGACCCTGTCGATGTATCCGGCCCCCGACAGCCATGGCGGCATGGGCAACTTCATCGCCTGGGACGCCGTCGAGGGCGAGATCAAGTGGTCCCTGCCCGAACAGTTTTCGGTCTGGTCGGGCGCCTTGGCCACCGCGGGCGACGTGGTCTTCTACGGCACGCTGGAAGGCTTCCTGAAGGCCGTCGACGCCGAGACGGGCGAGGAGCTCTACAGCTTCAAGACCCCCTCGGGCATCATCGGCAACACGATGACCTACGAACATGACGGCAAGCAGTACATCGCGGTCCTGTCGGGTGTCGGCGGATGGGCGGGCATCGGCCTGGCGGCCGGTCTGACCAACCCCAATGACGGTCTGGGTGCCGTGGGCG
- the fghA gene encoding S-formylglutathione hydrolase, which yields MSLETLSETRSFGGTQGVYRHKSQATGTDMTFAVYLPEMALHGPVPVLWYLSGLTCTHENAMTKAAAQQWCDEAGIAMVFPDTSPRGEGVANDEAYDLGQGAGFYVNATQDPWKPHFRMWDYVVEELPALVCDNFAVDGDAMGITGHSMGGHGALTIAMTHPDRYRTVSAFAPIANPTESDWGRKQFTAYLGDDAQAWRAHDATLLMTERGFPGEVLIDQGAADQFLDLLRPEALAHAMTARRQPGQFRMHAGHDHSYFFVQSLMADHVFWHAERLV from the coding sequence ATGAGCCTTGAGACCCTGTCCGAGACCCGCAGCTTCGGCGGCACCCAAGGCGTCTATCGCCACAAGTCGCAGGCGACCGGCACCGACATGACCTTCGCGGTCTACCTGCCCGAGATGGCGCTGCACGGCCCGGTGCCGGTGCTGTGGTACCTGTCGGGCCTGACCTGCACGCATGAGAACGCGATGACCAAGGCCGCCGCCCAGCAATGGTGCGACGAGGCCGGCATCGCCATGGTCTTTCCCGACACCTCGCCCCGCGGCGAGGGCGTGGCCAATGACGAGGCCTATGACCTGGGCCAGGGCGCGGGTTTCTATGTCAACGCGACGCAGGACCCGTGGAAGCCGCATTTCCGCATGTGGGATTATGTTGTCGAGGAGCTGCCCGCGCTGGTCTGCGACAATTTCGCGGTCGATGGCGATGCGATGGGAATCACCGGCCATTCCATGGGCGGGCATGGCGCGCTGACCATCGCGATGACCCATCCCGACCGCTACCGCACCGTGTCGGCCTTTGCGCCCATCGCCAATCCGACGGAATCGGATTGGGGCCGCAAGCAGTTCACCGCCTATCTGGGCGACGACGCCCAGGCCTGGCGCGCCCATGACGCCACCCTGCTGATGACCGAACGGGGCTTTCCGGGCGAGGTGCTGATCGACCAGGGCGCCGCCGACCAGTTCCTGGACCTGCTGCGCCCCGAGGCACTGGCCCATGCCATGACCGCCCGCCGCCAGCCGGGCCAGTTCCGCATGCATGCGGGCCATGACCACAGCTATTTCTTCGTGCAGAGCCTGATGGCCGACCACGTCTTCTGGCATGCCGAACGGCTGGTCTGA
- a CDS encoding GNAT family N-acetyltransferase — MTAAGGVTIRPATAGDGDAIWSILHPVYRAGQTYCIPRDITRDEALEDWFARPFTVFVAEVDCRVVGTSHVGENRPAGGSHVANASFATDPQMRGRGVARALVDHAKTWALGHGFAAMQFNFVVSTNADAVHLWQKAGFSVVGRLPGAFRHPQLGPVDALVMFHTLKGETNEP; from the coding sequence ATGACCGCAGCGGGCGGTGTGACGATCCGCCCGGCCACGGCGGGGGATGGCGACGCGATCTGGTCGATCCTGCACCCCGTCTATCGCGCGGGGCAGACCTACTGCATCCCGCGCGACATCACCCGCGACGAGGCGCTGGAGGACTGGTTCGCCCGGCCCTTCACCGTCTTCGTGGCCGAGGTTGACTGCCGCGTCGTGGGCACCAGCCATGTGGGCGAGAACCGCCCCGCCGGCGGATCGCATGTGGCCAACGCCTCCTTCGCGACCGATCCGCAGATGCGCGGGCGCGGGGTGGCACGGGCCTTGGTCGATCATGCCAAGACCTGGGCCCTGGGCCACGGTTTCGCGGCGATGCAGTTCAACTTCGTCGTCTCGACCAATGCCGATGCCGTCCATTTGTGGCAGAAGGCAGGATTTTCTGTTGTCGGGCGGCTGCCGGGCGCGTTTCGTCATCCCCAGCTTGGGCCGGTCGACGCGCTGGTCATGTTCCACACCCTGAAGGGAGAGACGAATGAGCCTTGA
- a CDS encoding ATP-dependent Clp protease proteolytic subunit, whose protein sequence is MRHQWLDDDDDHEEDDDRQPKGDKDGGLGLPEGDKIGKLYFKSRTVIVAGAINDKLAQRTVAHLLALAEDSDRPINMLISSPGGHVESGDMIHDVIKFIRPTVRTIGSGWVASAGALIFVAAKKENRYCLPNTRFLIHQPSGGIGGTSSDMMIQAEQVRLMRDRLNQIFADATGQSVERIEKDTHRDFWLNTQEALDYGLLGQVIRSVDDLK, encoded by the coding sequence ATGCGCCACCAGTGGCTGGACGACGACGACGATCACGAGGAAGACGACGACCGCCAGCCCAAGGGCGACAAGGATGGCGGCCTGGGCCTTCCCGAAGGCGACAAGATCGGCAAGCTGTACTTCAAGTCGCGCACCGTCATCGTGGCGGGCGCCATCAACGACAAGCTGGCGCAGCGCACCGTGGCCCATCTGCTGGCCTTGGCCGAGGACAGCGACCGGCCCATCAATATGCTGATCTCGTCCCCCGGCGGGCATGTGGAATCGGGCGACATGATCCATGACGTGATCAAGTTCATCCGTCCGACCGTGCGCACCATCGGCTCGGGCTGGGTGGCCTCGGCCGGCGCGCTGATCTTCGTCGCGGCGAAAAAGGAAAACCGCTACTGCCTGCCCAACACGCGCTTCCTGATCCACCAGCCCTCGGGCGGGATCGGCGGCACGTCGTCGGACATGATGATCCAGGCCGAACAGGTCCGCCTGATGCGCGACCGCCTGAACCAGATCTTTGCCGATGCGACCGGCCAGTCGGTCGAGCGGATCGAGAAGGACACCCATCGCGACTTCTGGCTGAACACCCAGGAGGCGCTGGATTACGGGCTGCTGGGTCAGGTGATCCGCAGCGTGGACGACCTGAAATGA
- a CDS encoding S-(hydroxymethyl)glutathione dehydrogenase/class III alcohol dehydrogenase, protein MRTRAAVALEAGKPLEVMEVNLEGPKAGEVLIEIKATGICHTDEFTRSGDDPEGIFPAILGHEGAGIVLEVGEGVTSVKPGDHVIPLYTPECRECASCLSGKTNLCTKIRATQGKGLMPDGTTRFSMLDGTPIYHYMGCSTFANHTVLPEIAVAKVREDAPFDKICYIGCGVTTGIGAVINTAKVEIGAKAVVFGLGGIGLNVIQGLRLAGADMIIGVDLNNDKKEMAERFGMTHFVNPKEIDGSIVNHIVEMTKTPFDQIGGADYSFDATGSTKVMRDALECTHRGWGVSVIIGVAAAGAEISTRPFQLVTGRVWKGTAFGGARGRTDVPKIVDWYMDGKIEIDPMITHTMPLEDINKGFDLMHHGESIRSVVLY, encoded by the coding sequence ATGAGAACCCGTGCCGCAGTGGCCCTCGAGGCCGGCAAACCGCTGGAAGTGATGGAGGTCAACCTGGAGGGCCCCAAGGCCGGCGAGGTCCTGATCGAGATCAAGGCCACCGGCATCTGCCATACCGACGAATTCACCCGATCGGGCGACGACCCGGAAGGCATCTTTCCCGCCATCCTGGGCCATGAGGGCGCGGGCATCGTGCTGGAGGTGGGCGAGGGCGTGACCTCGGTCAAGCCGGGCGACCATGTCATCCCGCTCTATACCCCCGAATGCCGCGAATGCGCGTCCTGCCTGTCGGGCAAGACGAACCTCTGCACCAAGATCCGCGCGACCCAAGGCAAGGGCCTGATGCCCGACGGCACGACCCGCTTCAGCATGCTGGATGGCACGCCGATCTATCACTACATGGGCTGTTCGACCTTCGCCAACCACACGGTCCTGCCGGAAATCGCGGTTGCCAAGGTCCGCGAGGACGCGCCTTTCGACAAGATCTGCTATATCGGCTGCGGCGTCACCACCGGCATCGGCGCGGTCATCAACACCGCCAAGGTCGAGATCGGCGCCAAGGCCGTCGTCTTCGGCCTGGGGGGAATCGGGCTGAACGTGATCCAGGGCCTGCGCTTGGCAGGGGCCGACATGATCATCGGCGTCGATCTGAACAACGACAAGAAGGAGATGGCCGAACGCTTCGGCATGACCCATTTCGTCAACCCCAAGGAGATCGACGGCAGCATCGTCAACCACATCGTCGAGATGACCAAGACCCCCTTCGACCAGATCGGTGGCGCGGATTACAGCTTCGACGCCACCGGCAGCACCAAGGTCATGCGCGACGCGCTGGAATGCACGCATCGGGGCTGGGGCGTGTCGGTCATCATCGGCGTGGCGGCCGCAGGGGCCGAGATCAGCACCCGCCCGTTCCAGCTGGTCACCGGCCGCGTCTGGAAGGGCACAGCCTTCGGCGGCGCGCGGGGCCGGACCGATGTGCCCAAGATCGTGGACTGGTACATGGACGGCAAGATCGAGATCGACCCCATGATCACCCACACCATGCCGCTGGAGGACATCAACAAGGGCTTCGACCTGATGCATCACGGCGAATCCATCCGCTCGGTCGTCCTTTACTGA
- the gfa gene encoding S-(hydroxymethyl)glutathione synthase: MTSTQGVPIHPAVDHGVPKARPGFSGGVLSCHCPADPVRVHVGAQTAHNHVCGCTRCWKPPGAAFSLVAVVPRDAIRVIDGQDLLEVVDPGAAIRRHRCRRCGVHMYGRIDDKDHPFYGLDFVHTELSTDQGWSPPEFAAFVSSAIEGGVDPSRMDGIRSRLRELGLEPYDALSPALMDAIATHLVRRSGALPA, translated from the coding sequence ATGACCAGCACCCAAGGCGTGCCTATCCACCCCGCCGTCGATCACGGCGTCCCCAAGGCCCGGCCGGGCTTTTCGGGCGGCGTGCTCAGCTGTCACTGCCCCGCCGACCCGGTGCGCGTCCATGTGGGCGCCCAGACCGCGCATAACCATGTCTGCGGCTGTACCCGATGCTGGAAACCGCCCGGCGCGGCCTTTTCGCTGGTCGCGGTGGTGCCGCGCGACGCGATCCGGGTCATCGACGGCCAGGACCTGCTGGAGGTCGTGGATCCCGGTGCCGCCATCCGCCGCCATCGCTGCCGCCGCTGCGGGGTCCATATGTATGGCCGCATCGACGACAAGGACCATCCCTTCTACGGGCTGGATTTCGTCCATACCGAACTGTCGACGGACCAGGGCTGGTCGCCGCCCGAATTCGCGGCCTTCGTCAGCTCGGCCATCGAAGGCGGCGTGGATCCGTCGCGGATGGACGGCATCCGGTCGCGCCTGCGCGAGCTGGGGCTGGAACCCTATGATGCCCTGTCACCGGCCCTGATGGACGCCATCGCGACCCATCTGGTCCGACGCTCGGGTGCGCTGCCCGCTTGA
- a CDS encoding nucleotide exchange factor GrpE, producing MTDQNEPQQDQFMEDPLAQDDDELARVSAERDELRDKWMRALADAENSRKRADKDRRDAEQYGGSRLARDLLPVHDALTRALDAATDEQRAGASALIEGVELTLRELSNVFTKHGITIIRPEPGEKFDPAIHEAMFEAPVPGTVAGNVIQVMDNGFRLHDRLLRPAKVGVSSTPAS from the coding sequence ATGACCGATCAGAACGAACCGCAACAGGACCAGTTCATGGAAGACCCGCTGGCGCAGGACGATGACGAACTGGCCCGGGTTTCGGCCGAACGGGACGAATTGCGCGACAAGTGGATGCGCGCCCTGGCGGATGCCGAGAACTCGCGCAAGCGCGCCGACAAGGACCGCCGCGACGCCGAGCAATATGGCGGATCGCGCTTGGCCCGCGACCTGCTGCCGGTCCATGACGCGCTGACCCGCGCGCTGGACGCGGCCACCGACGAACAGCGCGCCGGCGCCTCGGCCCTGATCGAGGGGGTCGAGCTGACCCTGCGCGAGCTGTCCAACGTCTTCACCAAGCACGGCATCACCATCATCCGCCCCGAACCGGGCGAGAAGTTCGACCCCGCCATCCACGAGGCCATGTTCGAGGCCCCCGTGCCCGGCACCGTGGCCGGCAATGTCATCCAGGTGATGGATAACGGCTTCCGCCTGCATGACCGGCTGCTGCGCCCGGCCAAGGTGGGCGTCTCCTCGACCCCGGCATCCTGA
- the hrcA gene encoding heat-inducible transcriptional repressor HrcA, producing MTQESLLNELNDRSREVFRRVVESYLETGEPVGSRTLTRALSEKVSAATIRNVMQDLEFMGLLDSPHVSAGRLPSQLGLRLFVDGMMEVDSLTAGDRAAIDQTLGNDDPETGVLLDRVSTALSSITRGASLVLMPKHEAPIRHIEFVSLGADRALVVLVFADGHVENRIFTPPPGQTPSSMREAGNFLNAMAEGRTLAELRSHLAHQISARRRELDVLAAALVESGLAQWGAEATDPRLIVRGRSHLLDSEVADLDRIRILFDDLERKRDIVEFLELTERGEGVRIFIGSENKLFSLSGSALVVSPYMNADRKIVGAVGVIGPTRLNYGRIVPIVDYTAQLVGRVLSGRKG from the coding sequence ATGACCCAGGAATCGCTGCTGAACGAGCTGAACGACCGGTCCCGCGAGGTGTTTCGCCGGGTCGTCGAATCCTATCTGGAAACGGGCGAGCCGGTGGGCTCGCGCACCCTGACGCGGGCGCTGTCGGAAAAGGTCAGCGCCGCGACCATCCGCAACGTGATGCAGGACCTGGAATTCATGGGCCTGCTGGACAGCCCCCATGTCAGCGCGGGGCGGCTGCCCTCGCAGCTGGGGCTGCGGCTCTTCGTCGACGGCATGATGGAGGTCGATTCCCTGACCGCCGGCGACCGCGCCGCCATCGACCAGACATTGGGCAATGACGACCCCGAGACGGGCGTGCTGCTGGACCGGGTCAGCACGGCGCTGTCGTCGATCACCCGGGGCGCCTCGCTGGTGCTGATGCCCAAGCACGAGGCGCCCATCCGCCATATCGAATTCGTCAGCCTGGGCGCGGACCGCGCCCTGGTCGTGCTGGTCTTCGCCGACGGCCATGTCGAGAACCGCATCTTCACCCCTCCGCCGGGCCAGACGCCCTCCTCGATGCGCGAGGCGGGCAATTTCCTCAATGCCATGGCCGAGGGCCGCACCCTGGCCGAACTGCGCAGCCATCTGGCCCATCAGATCAGCGCCCGGCGGCGCGAGCTGGACGTGCTGGCGGCCGCGCTGGTCGAATCGGGCCTGGCGCAATGGGGGGCCGAGGCGACCGATCCGCGCCTGATCGTGCGGGGCCGGTCGCATCTGCTGGACAGCGAGGTCGCGGATCTGGACCGCATCCGCATCCTCTTCGACGATCTGGAACGCAAGCGCGACATCGTGGAATTCCTGGAACTGACCGAACGCGGCGAGGGGGTGCGCATCTTCATCGGCTCCGAAAACAAGCTTTTTTCACTTTCGGGTTCCGCTCTGGTGGTTTCCCCCTATATGAATGCCGACCGTAAGATAGTGGGGGCGGTGGGTGTCATCGGTCCGACCCGGCTGAATTACGGCCGGATCGTGCCGATCGTCGATTACACCGCCCAGCTGGTCGGCCGGGTGCTGTCCGGCCGGAAAGGATGA
- the rph gene encoding ribonuclease PH, producing MRPSGRNLAQMRPISIETGVMRHAEGSCLIRCGDTHVLCTATIEDNPPRFLKGTGLGWVTAEYGMLPRATHSRNRREAAQGKQSGRTQEIQRLIGRSLRAGIDRSALGERQISIDCDVIQADGGTRCASITGGWVALRLAVNKLLKAGAIASDPIIDHVAAVSCGIYAGQPLLDLDYAEDSEAGVDGNFILTGAGRLIEVQMSAEGATFSREEMDRLLDLAQAGMADLVAAQKAALA from the coding sequence ATGCGCCCTTCTGGCCGGAATCTAGCCCAAATGCGCCCGATTTCAATCGAAACCGGGGTGATGCGGCATGCCGAGGGGTCCTGTCTGATCCGCTGCGGCGACACGCATGTCCTGTGCACCGCCACGATCGAGGACAATCCGCCGCGCTTTCTGAAGGGCACCGGACTGGGCTGGGTCACCGCGGAATACGGCATGCTGCCCCGTGCGACCCACAGCCGCAACCGCCGCGAGGCGGCCCAGGGCAAGCAATCGGGCCGCACCCAGGAGATCCAGCGCCTGATCGGGCGCAGCCTGCGCGCGGGCATCGACCGCAGCGCCTTGGGCGAGCGCCAGATCAGCATCGATTGCGACGTGATCCAGGCCGATGGCGGGACGCGCTGCGCCTCGATCACCGGGGGCTGGGTCGCGCTGCGCCTGGCGGTGAACAAGCTGCTGAAGGCGGGCGCGATCGCCAGCGACCCGATCATCGACCATGTGGCCGCGGTCAGCTGCGGCATCTATGCCGGCCAGCCGCTGCTGGACCTGGACTATGCCGAGGACAGCGAGGCGGGCGTGGACGGGAACTTCATCCTGACCGGCGCGGGCCGGCTGATCGAGGTGCAGATGTCGGCCGAGGGGGCCACATTCTCGCGCGAGGAGATGGACCGGCTGCTGGACCTAGCGCAGGCGGGCATGGCCGACCTGGTCGCCGCGCAGAAGGCGGCCCTGGCATGA
- the rdgB gene encoding RdgB/HAM1 family non-canonical purine NTP pyrophosphatase encodes MRRFAETRMLVATHNAGKLEEMRALLEPYGVEVVGAAQMDLPEPEETETTFAGNARIKARAAMEATGLAVLADDSGICIDALDGAPGVQTADWAETGQGRDFAMAMQRSHDAIAATGAPAPHHAQFRCTLVLMWPDGHDEIFEGVLPGQVVWPPRGAQGHGYDPIFMPDGHDRTMGEMSTETKNSLSHRALAVRRMIEACFDPAR; translated from the coding sequence ATGAGGCGCTTTGCCGAGACGCGGATGCTGGTGGCCACGCACAATGCCGGCAAGCTGGAGGAGATGCGCGCCCTGCTGGAGCCCTATGGGGTCGAGGTGGTCGGCGCGGCGCAGATGGACCTGCCCGAGCCCGAGGAGACCGAGACCACCTTTGCCGGCAATGCCCGCATCAAGGCGCGCGCGGCGATGGAGGCGACGGGGCTGGCCGTGCTGGCCGATGACAGCGGCATCTGCATCGACGCGCTGGACGGCGCGCCGGGCGTGCAGACCGCCGATTGGGCCGAGACCGGGCAAGGCCGCGATTTCGCCATGGCCATGCAGCGCAGCCATGATGCCATCGCCGCGACCGGCGCCCCTGCCCCGCATCACGCCCAGTTCCGCTGCACGCTGGTGCTGATGTGGCCGGACGGGCATGACGAGATCTTCGAGGGCGTGCTGCCCGGCCAGGTCGTCTGGCCGCCGCGCGGCGCGCAGGGCCATGGCTATGACCCGATCTTCATGCCCGACGGCCATGACCGCACCATGGGCGAGATGAGCACCGAGACCAAGAACAGCCTCAGCCATCGCGCCCTGGCGGTGCGGCGGATGATCGAGGCCTGCTTCGATCCCGCGCGCTGA
- the hemW gene encoding radical SAM family heme chaperone HemW, producing the protein MEDWRAGGFGLYVHWPFCAAKCPYCDFNSHVTAHVDQARWARALSAEIARLAAQTPGRHLGSIFFGGGTPSLMLPETVDAVITAARAGWGFANDIEISLEANPTSVEKTRFEGYAQAGVTRLSMGIQALNDADLRRLGRMHSAAEARAAFDVARGCFGRVSFDLIYARQGQDRASWRRELSEALSMAVDHLSLYQLTIEPGTAFGARAEAGKLRDLPDDDLSADMYHDTQEICEAAGMPGYEVSNHAPAGSESRHNLVYWRQGDWAAVGPGAHGRLTLDGGRVATEALRQPGAWLDAVERTGTGELPRELIPAGEQATEYLLMSLRLAEGLDIDRYDRLAPRPLNRDRLRALEAMGMVEVTGGRVATTREGRPVLNAVLRELAD; encoded by the coding sequence ATGGAGGATTGGCGCGCAGGGGGCTTTGGGCTCTATGTCCATTGGCCGTTCTGCGCGGCCAAATGCCCCTATTGCGACTTCAACAGCCATGTGACCGCCCATGTGGACCAGGCGCGATGGGCCCGGGCGCTGAGCGCCGAGATCGCGCGGCTGGCCGCCCAGACCCCGGGGCGGCATCTGGGCAGCATCTTCTTCGGGGGCGGAACGCCGTCGCTGATGCTGCCCGAGACGGTCGATGCGGTCATCACCGCGGCGCGGGCCGGGTGGGGCTTTGCCAATGACATCGAGATCTCGCTGGAGGCCAATCCGACCAGCGTGGAGAAGACCCGATTTGAGGGCTATGCGCAGGCGGGGGTGACGCGCCTGTCAATGGGCATCCAGGCGCTGAACGACGCGGATCTGCGGCGGCTTGGGCGGATGCATTCGGCGGCCGAGGCGCGGGCTGCCTTCGACGTGGCGCGCGGCTGTTTCGGGCGGGTCAGCTTCGATCTGATCTATGCCCGGCAGGGGCAGGACCGCGCGTCCTGGCGGCGCGAGCTGTCCGAGGCGCTGTCTATGGCGGTCGATCACCTGTCGCTTTATCAGCTGACGATCGAGCCGGGGACGGCCTTTGGCGCCCGGGCCGAGGCGGGCAAGCTGCGCGACCTGCCCGATGACGATCTGTCGGCGGACATGTATCACGACACGCAGGAGATCTGCGAGGCGGCGGGGATGCCGGGATACGAGGTGTCGAACCACGCCCCCGCGGGATCCGAGAGCCGTCACAACCTGGTCTATTGGCGGCAGGGCGATTGGGCCGCGGTGGGGCCCGGTGCGCATGGGCGGCTGACGTTGGACGGGGGCCGGGTGGCCACCGAGGCGCTGCGCCAGCCCGGGGCCTGGCTGGATGCGGTCGAGCGGACGGGAACGGGCGAGCTGCCGCGCGAGTTGATCCCGGCGGGCGAACAGGCCACCGAATACCTGCTGATGTCGCTGCGCCTGGCCGAGGGGTTGGACATCGACCGCTATGACCGGCTGGCCCCCCGGCCCCTGAACCGGGACCGCCTGCGGGCCTTGGAGGCAATGGGGATGGTCGAGGTCACCGGGGGCCGCGTCGCCACCACACGCGAGGGGCGGCCGGTTCTGAACGCGGTGCTGAGGGAATTGGCTGACTGA
- a CDS encoding YbaN family protein produces the protein MRHFWLGIGWLFVGLGVIGIALPVMPTVPFLLVAAWAFARSSPALRQRILDHPTYGPSVRAWQERGAVGRLAKLWAISAMTVGVAISWFAGMPHWVVATQGGICAVVALYLATRPER, from the coding sequence ATGCGACACTTCTGGCTGGGGATCGGATGGCTCTTTGTGGGTCTGGGGGTCATCGGCATCGCCCTGCCCGTCATGCCGACCGTGCCCTTTCTGCTGGTGGCGGCATGGGCCTTTGCCCGGTCGTCGCCCGCGCTGCGGCAGCGGATCCTGGATCACCCGACCTATGGCCCGTCCGTCCGCGCATGGCAGGAACGCGGCGCCGTGGGACGGCTGGCCAAGCTGTGGGCCATATCGGCGATGACCGTGGGCGTCGCGATTTCCTGGTTCGCAGGGATGCCGCATTGGGTCGTGGCGACGCAGGGGGGGATCTGCGCCGTGGTGGCCTTGTATTTGGCGACGCGGCCTGAACGATAG